Proteins from one Leptospira wolffii serovar Khorat str. Khorat-H2 genomic window:
- a CDS encoding motility associated factor glycosyltransferase family protein, with translation MSHDLPEKTREIFGKKPYLRLYFQEAPADPSRFRLEAAKNPKEFFLSRDGRALASSVAPFTQAKRQTDSVSIQSTDLVAILGLGNPHLIREVHSKLEPGQILLLIDREKDLLFPLWNEWLEPVMEIPGRHLFLGESSLPLLWNYIESLPVERVSGIRVLRNAASISTDEVFYAEIDIRLKKILSSKMSDLLTKFEFERIWVKNSLVNTANYLSSFNPRTRIESLKGKFEGVPSLLVSAGPNLRRQCEWIRSVQNKVFIMSCDTSLKVLLKHGIVPDGVMTLDAQTHSVFHFLGEDTSEIPLFADLVSSPPILRNLKFKSVVHSLTAKYLVDASGELKREATAGSRSAETLLGPIGDVQSGGSVATTAFDLLRGLGCKPCFLVGQDLAYSGREIHSTGTHHNEKWLTLLNRRTSLEKINESIVRKRDTRYVPAVTGSEVLTDYVLDLYRHWFEESANSLDFPVYNVNTQGAKIENVKNIGPEEASRILSGFPDHGSFWKEFPAWTPENLQETLVGSPTKFKKELLDTLDRIHSEFAKPERKENSYADLLELFRKELGNWEDLRYLIRKTEVYILRHKDKLDEPRKVQLFLGAILKEFSSLRRKLLVGD, from the coding sequence ATGTCTCACGATCTCCCGGAAAAAACAAGAGAAATATTCGGGAAAAAACCCTACCTCCGTCTATATTTCCAGGAAGCCCCTGCGGATCCTTCCCGCTTTCGCTTAGAGGCGGCAAAGAATCCGAAAGAATTTTTTCTTTCTAGAGACGGACGTGCTTTGGCAAGTTCCGTAGCGCCTTTCACTCAAGCAAAAAGGCAAACCGATTCTGTTTCCATCCAATCCACGGATTTAGTGGCGATACTAGGCCTCGGGAACCCTCATCTCATCCGAGAAGTACATTCCAAATTGGAACCGGGGCAGATCCTACTTCTCATCGACCGGGAAAAAGATCTTCTATTTCCACTTTGGAACGAGTGGCTCGAGCCTGTTATGGAAATTCCGGGAAGGCATTTGTTCTTAGGAGAATCTTCTCTCCCTCTTCTTTGGAATTATATAGAATCCCTACCCGTGGAAAGAGTTTCCGGAATCAGAGTGTTGCGAAATGCCGCAAGCATTTCCACGGACGAAGTATTCTACGCCGAGATAGATATACGTTTGAAAAAGATTCTGTCCTCTAAAATGAGCGATCTACTCACCAAATTCGAATTCGAAAGAATCTGGGTAAAAAATTCCTTAGTGAATACCGCAAATTATCTTTCTTCCTTCAATCCCAGGACGAGAATCGAATCCTTAAAAGGAAAATTCGAAGGGGTTCCTTCTCTTCTCGTTTCGGCGGGACCGAACCTCAGACGACAATGCGAATGGATCCGGTCCGTACAAAATAAAGTTTTCATAATGTCCTGCGACACTTCCCTAAAAGTATTGCTAAAACACGGAATCGTTCCGGACGGAGTCATGACTCTGGACGCCCAAACCCATTCCGTATTCCATTTTTTAGGAGAGGATACCTCCGAAATTCCTCTTTTTGCGGACTTAGTTAGCTCTCCTCCCATATTAAGAAATTTGAAATTTAAATCCGTGGTGCATAGTCTTACCGCAAAGTATCTTGTGGACGCATCCGGAGAATTGAAGCGGGAGGCGACTGCGGGAAGCCGTAGCGCGGAGACATTACTAGGGCCCATCGGGGACGTGCAATCGGGAGGAAGCGTCGCCACGACTGCATTCGATCTTTTGCGGGGATTAGGCTGCAAACCTTGCTTTTTAGTCGGACAGGATCTGGCCTATTCGGGTAGGGAGATCCATTCTACTGGAACCCACCATAACGAGAAATGGCTGACTCTTCTAAACCGTAGGACTAGTTTGGAAAAGATCAACGAAAGTATCGTCCGAAAAAGGGACACCCGATACGTGCCTGCCGTCACAGGATCCGAAGTGCTTACCGATTACGTTCTGGATTTATATCGCCATTGGTTCGAAGAATCCGCTAATTCCTTGGATTTTCCGGTGTATAACGTGAACACCCAAGGCGCAAAAATAGAGAATGTGAAGAATATTGGACCGGAAGAAGCGAGTCGGATTCTATCCGGCTTTCCGGACCATGGCAGCTTTTGGAAAGAATTCCCAGCCTGGACACCTGAAAATCTGCAGGAGACTCTTGTAGGATCTCCTACCAAATTTAAGAAAGAGTTACTGGACACTCTGGATAGAATCCATTCCGAGTTCGCAAAACCTGAGAGAAAAGAGAATAGTTACGCGGATCTTTTGGAACTCTTTAGAAAAGAGCTGGGGAATTGGGAAGACCTACGCTATTTGATTCGAAAAACGGAAGTTTACATTCTTCGACATAAGGACAAATTGGACGAGCCTCGCAAGGTGCAATTATTCTTAGGAGCAATCTTAAAGGAATTTTCCAGCTTGAGAAGAAAACTTCTGGTAGGAGACTAG